One Bombina bombina isolate aBomBom1 chromosome 5, aBomBom1.pri, whole genome shotgun sequence DNA segment encodes these proteins:
- the LOC128659667 gene encoding zinc finger protein 665-like: MCQTSPNSQRKTMRVNGNVFHTVFQSENKPRRSGRITRHRTDITTLLKRPKRKASTVQKGRQCRRPWNAKKVTEKEDTEVKFEYNTCKIDTAEHEIPVSGDKLYICAECGQTFDVWSTLIKHFSVHSIEKPYSCSDCGKHFTYKSNLIPHQKSHNGHKDFRCFECGKTFLRKSSLVIHERTHTGERPYSCSDCGKSFCEVAKLRRHQRIHTGERPFICVACGKCFNDSSVLNRHYKIHIGNTLRCNGCGKGFINPAAYNKHIIFHNQNNWACAECGKVCANELMLGQHREKNHERAEYHKRFSPDFDLVPHRMTASVDKLNAFSESDDRVLHNSELVTHNMDKLYACTKCEESFFQRSKLIAHQYIHSDDKLYKCSECEERFLQYSELVKHQKVHSVDKLYKCSECKESFLQYSVLVTHQKVHSVDKLYKCSECEESFLEYSELVTHQKVHSVDKLYKCSESEESFLQHSELVTHQKVHSVDKLYKCSESEEIFLQHSELVTHQKVHSVDKLYKCSECKESFLQYSELVTHQKVHSVDKLYKCSECEEIFSQHSELVSHEKVHNVVTEYKCSDCEESFLRHSELVTHQKVHNTDKLYKCNECEKSFLKYSDVVKHLKVHSVDERYKCSECGESFLQHSELVTHEKVHTIDKLYKCNECEENFLKYSELVTHLKVHSVNKLYKCSECGDRFIEHSELVTHETVHTIDKLYKCNECEENFLKYSELVTHLKVHSVNKLYKCSECGDSFIEHSDLVTHQKVHWTDKLYTCSECEEKFLKYSELVTHKKVHKNHNQYKGYKSRKNLAYASGFGKDEKTQTKDKKYKCECGKTFILKCHLIIHQRTHTGDKPHKCTQCGKTFIKKSQLDVHQKMHTGEKPHTCFQCGKEFVHQSKLLRHYRVHTGEKPYKCVECGKYFSDSSVLNRHKKSHKTRPYMCHECGRTFVEFSLLCKHHKTHGIE; this comes from the coding sequence ATGTGCCAGACGTCTCCTAATTCACAAAGGAAAACAATGAGAGTAAATGGAAATGTTTTCCACACAGTCTTCCAGAGTGAGAATAAACCAAGGAGGAGTGGAAGAATAACAAGGCATAGAACAGACATAACTACACTTTTGAAAAGGCCAAAGAGAAAAGCTAGTACTGTGCAGAAAGGACGACAATGCAGACGCCCTTGGAATGCGAAGAAAGTCACAGAGAAAGAAGACACTGAAGTGAAGTTTGAATACAACACATGTAAAATTGATACAGCTGAACATGAGATTCCAGTTTCAGGAGATAAGCTTTATATCTGTGCTGAATGTGGCCAAACGTTCGATGTCTGGTCAACCCTGATAAAGCATTTCAGTGTTCACTCTATTGAGAAACCCTACtcttgttctgactgtgggaagcACTTTACTTACAAATCCAATCTTATCCCTCATCAAAAGTCACACAATGGACATAAGGATTTTAGATGTTTTGAATGTGGGAAGACTTTTTTGCGGAAATCATCTCTGGTAATTCATGAGAGGACCCATACCGGAGAGAGGCCCTATAGTTGCAGTGACTGTGGGAAAAGCTTTTGTGAAGTTGCCAAACTCCGTAGACATCAGAGAATCCATACTGGTGAGAGGCCCTTTATATGTGTTGCATGTGGAAAATGCTTCAATGACTCTTCAGTTCTCAACCGACATTATAAAATACATATAGGGAACACCCTACGCTGCAATGGCTGTGGAAAAGGCTTTATCAATCCTGCTGCATACAACAAACACATTATATTTCACAATCAAAACAACTGGGCATGTGCCGAATGTGGAAAAGTCTGTGCTAATGAATTAATGCTAGGTCAACATCGGGAGAAAAATCATGAGCGTGCTGAGTACCATAAGAGGTTTTCACCTGATTTCGATTTGGTCCCACATCGTATGACTGCTAGTGTGGACAAACTCAATGCATTTAGTGAATCTGATGACAGGGTCCTCCACAACTCAGAGCTAGTCACTCATAATATGGATAAACTATATGCATGTACTAAATGTGAGGAGAGTTTCTTTCAAAGATCAAAGCTGATTGCTCATCAGTATATCCATAGTGATGATAAACTATATAAGTGCAGTGAATGTGAAGAGCGCTTTCTACAGTACTCAGAGCTGGTCAAGCATCAGAAAGTCCATAGTGTGGATAAGCTATATAAGTGCAGTGAATGTAAAGAGAGCTTTCTACAGTACTCAGTGCTGGTCACGCATCAGAAAGTCCATAGTGTAGATAAGCTATATAAGTGCAGTGAATGTGAAGAGAGCTTTCTAGAGTACTCCGAGCTGGTCACTCATCAGAAAGTCCATAGTGTAGATAAGCTATATAAGTGCAGTGAATCTGAAGAGAGCTTTCTACAGCACTCAGAGCTGGTCACTCATCAGAAAGTCCATAGTGTGGATAAGCTATATAAGTGCAGTGAATCTGAAGAGATCTTTCTACAGCACTCAGAGCTGGTCACTCATCAGAAAGTCCATAGTGTGGATAAGCTATATAAGTGCAGTGAATGTAAAGAGAGCTTTCTACAGTACTCAGAGCTGGTCACGCATCAGAAAGTCCATAGTGTAGATAAGCTATATAAGTGCAGTGAATGTGAGGAGATATTCTCACAGCACTCAGAGCTAGTCAGTCACGAAAAGGTTCACAATGTGGTGACAGAATACAAGTGCAGTGATTGTGAGGAAAGCTTTTTAAGGCATTCAGAGCTGGTCACTCACCAGAAAGTACACAATACAGATAAACTATATAAGTGTAATGAATGTGAAAAGAGCTTCCTGAAGTACTCAGATGTGGTCAAACACCTGAAGGTCCATAGTGTGGATGAACGATATAAGTGCAGTGAATGTGGAGAGAGCTTCCTACAGCACTCAGAGCTGGTGACTCATGAGAAGGTTCACACTATAGATAAACTATACAAGTGTAATGAATGTGAAGAAAACTTCTTGAAGTACTCAGAGTTAGTCACTCACCTTAAAGTCCACAGTGTCAATAAACTATATAAGTGCAGTGAATGTGGAGATAGATTTATAGAGCACTCAGAGTTAGTCACTCATGAGACGGTTCACACTATAGATAAGCTATACAAGTGTAATGAATGTGAAGAAAACTTCTTGAAGTACTCAGAGTTAGTCACTCACCTTAAAGTCCACAGTGTCAATAAACTGTATAAGTGCAGTGAATGTGGAGATAGCTTTATAGAGCACTCAGATTTGGTCACTCACCAGAAGGTCCACTGGACAGATAAACTGTATACTTGCAGTGAATGTGAAGAGAAATTCTTGAAATACTCTGAGTTGGTCACTCataaaaaagtccacaaaaatCACAACCAATATAAAGGTTATAAGAGTAGGAAAAACTTAGCATATGCATCAGGGTTTGGAAAAGATGAGAAAACTCAAActaaggataaaaaatataaatgtgagTGTGGGAAAACCTTCATACTTAAATGTCATTTAATTATTCACCAGAGAACTCATACTGGGGATAAACCACATAAATGCACTCAGTGTGGTAAGACCTTCATTAAGAAATCACAGCTTGACGTGCACCAGAAGATGCATACAGGAGAAAAGCCACACACCTGCTTCCAGTGTGGAAAAGAATTTGTGCATCAAAGCAAACTCCTTAGACACTATAGAGTGCATACTGGCGAGAAGCCTTATAAATGTGTGGAGTGCGGAAAGTATTTCAGTGACtcatctgtccttaacagacaTAAAAAAAGCCATAAAACAAGACCATACATGTGTCATGAATGTGGGAGAACTTTTGTTGAATTCTCTTTGCTTTGTAAACACCATAAAACACATGGGATAGAGTGA